The Geminocystis sp. NIES-3708 genomic sequence CCCTGAAAAAGTCGATAAACTTTGCTCTAAGGATTGTTCATCGCCAATATCGGCTAAAATACTATTAAACCAAGGAATTTGAGCAGGATATTGTGCAGGAATAAATAAGCCTACCTTTGCCATTAAAGCTACGATGCCAATAGTTTTTAAAGTAACGGTTTTACCCCCTGTATTTGGTCCTGTAATAGCTACAACTCTTGTTTCTGGATTAATTAATACATCAATAGGAATAACTTCTCTACCCTGTTCCTGTTTTTCCTGCCATACTAACAGAGGATGTCTAACCTGTCTTAAAGAAATACTCTCCCCTTCTCGAAAATCCACAAATTCGGGTGGAAAACCATTCAACCAAACGCTATAACGAGCTTTAGCAGTGGCTAAATCTAAAGAAGTAGCGATCGCCAATAGCTGTTCTAAATCTTCCCAAACTTCAGCTACTTTTTCCGTCAACTGCCGTAAAATCTTTTCTTCTTCTCGTTTTTCCTGATTACGGGTAGTTTGAAGTTTATTCCCTAATTCAATGATAACTCTCGGCTCTAAATATAAAGTTACGCCACTGGTAGAGGTATCATGAACTATGCCTTGAATTTGTCCACTATGACTAGCTTTAACTGGCAATACGAAGCGATCGCCTCTTTGAGTAACCACAGGTTCTTGTAATGCGTTAGTATTTCTTTGAATAATACCTTGTAAAGTTTGCTGAATTTTATTTCTTAAAGTCTTAATTTTTTGACGAATTTCACCTAATTGAGGACTAGCTCTTTCTGTGATTTCCCCACGATCATCTATACAATAGTGAATTTCTTGCTCTAATTCAGGGAAGGTTCGTAAATCATTAACCAATTCTTGAAGAGTAGTGGCGTTTTCTTGTTCTTCAATTACCCGTCTTAATTTTCTTACACCTGATAAAGTTGTCGCTAAGTTTAATAACTCATTACCATTTAATATTCCTCCTATTTTTGCTCTTTCAATCGATTCTCCAATATCATGAATACCATTAAAAGACCAATTGGAGTTGATGTTGATTTCTATATCACAAACTTCTTTTGTCTGTGCCAATAAATATTTAGTATCTTTTACACTAGAAGGCACTAGCAAGTTATTAGATGCCATTGCACCTAATTTAGTAGCAGCAAAAGTGGACAGATGTTCACATAATCTTTGCCATTCTAATAAACGGAAAGTTTCTTGTTCTATCAAAGCTCAATATAATTAACAATTAACAATGAAATGATCAATTAAGAATAACTCTATAATATCGAAAAAAGTTCACTACTTTCTTATGAATGTAAAAGATAACTAATTAGAACTATTGTCAATTATCAATGATATACCAAATTTAGTAAACTAACAGACTATGATCATAGCTAGGTGCTTTGCTATCAGAGGATTTTACTTGATACTTGACTAAATTTGCTAATTCTTCTAATTGATTGATGGCTTCTGCACCCTCTAACTTCATTAATTCTCTATCGTCCTGCATTTCAGTCCAAGTAATACCATAATCAGACACGAGAAAACGAATTAAGTGATTATCACCTAAGCTAACCATAAAAGAGGCAC encodes the following:
- a CDS encoding DUF1815 family protein, with the translated sequence MFIRLAHQYREFVKDLVMNLQALAIVLEKRGYIASCYTCGTELTSASFMVSLGDNHLIRFLVSDYGITWTEMQDDRELMKLEGAEAINQLEELANLVKYQVKSSDSKAPSYDHSLLVY